One Aythya fuligula isolate bAytFul2 chromosome W, bAytFul2.pri, whole genome shotgun sequence genomic window carries:
- the LOC116501342 gene encoding olfactory receptor 14C36-like: MPNISSVNEFLLLPFADTRKLQLLHFALFLGIYLAALLGNGLILSAVACHHRLHTPMYFFLLNLALLDVGCISTTLPKAMANALWDTRAISYQGCAAQVFLLVFLVGAEYSLLTVMAYDRYVAICKPLHYGSLVGSRACAQMAAAAWGSGFLDAVLHTANTFSLPLCHGNVVDQFFCEIPQILKLSCSDAYLREVLSLVFSVFLGFGCFVFIVLSYVQIFRAVLRMPSEQSKNKAFSTCLPHLAVVSLMVSTGMFAYLKPPSVFSPSLDLVLAFLYSVVPPALNPLIYSLRNKDLKYGVRRLFLYMLLKHQ, translated from the coding sequence ATCAGCTCTGTGAACGAGTTCCTCCTGCTACCATTCGCAGACACGCgcaagctgcagctcctgcacttcgcgctcttcctgggcatctacctggctgccctcctgggcaacggcctcatcctcagcgcCGTAGCCTgccaccaccgcctccacacccccatgtacttcttcctcctcaaccttgCCCTCCTCGAcgtgggctgcatctccaccactctgcccaaagccatggccaatgccctctgggacaccagggccatctcctatcaaggctgtgctgcacaggtcttcCTTTTAGTTTTCCTGGTTGGAGCAGAGTATTCCCTTCTCACtgtcatggcctatgaccgctatgttgccatctgcaagcccctgcactacgggagcctcgtgggcagcagagcttgtgcccagatggcagcagctgcctggggcagtggctttcttgatgctgtcctgcacacggccaacacattttccctgcccctctgccacgGCAATGttgtggaccagttcttctgtgaaatcccccagatcctcaagctctcctgctcagatgcctacctcagggAAGTTTTGTCTCTTGTGTTTAGTGTTTTTTTAGGCTTTGGTTGTTTCGTTTTCATTGTGCTGTCCTATGTAcagatcttcagggcagtgctgaggatgccctctgagcagagcaagaacaaagccttttccacgtgcctccctcacctggctgtggtcTCCCTGATGGTTAGCACTGGCATGTTTGCttacctgaagcccccctctgtcttctccccatccctggacctGGTGCTGGCATTTCTGTACTCAGTGGTACCTCCAGCactgaaccccctcatctacagcttGAGAAACAAGGACCTAAAGTATGGAGTGAGGAGACTGTTCCTATACATGCTTCTTAAGCATCAATAA